The following coding sequences are from one Paenibacillus stellifer window:
- a CDS encoding macrolide family glycosyltransferase, translated as MSNVLFLSVPAHGHVNPTLGLVHELTKRGERITYFCSEDFREKIERSGAEFISYKNLPDSAKGNAPDPQGNLASMLFDRIDGILKRSDSMISDVLDQIKDRTFDYVIYTSMYPLGNIIAQILKLPSIASFAVFATPKELMEKHHHSFNPEDLRNHPVHTTLKETREHIKRQYNAELPEDLMQLFFIKGDLNIAYTSKYFVSHAEYYDDSFIFIGPPIYDRKENLEFPFERLKGRKVIYISLGTVFNSDLKLYEIFFKSFGDTDAVVVLTAYKVDLSSLTIPDNFIVRSFVPQSEILRYTDVAVTHAGMNSTSDLLYAQIPFVAIPISADQPYMAGRAEELGAAIALDKDTLTPELLKDAVDKVSSDPGYAENLKKISDSFKAAGGYPKAADAIFRLVDKQQLQK; from the coding sequence ATGTCAAATGTACTTTTTTTGAGTGTGCCTGCTCACGGCCATGTCAACCCGACGCTGGGACTGGTTCATGAATTGACCAAGAGAGGGGAGCGCATAACCTACTTTTGCTCAGAAGATTTCAGGGAGAAGATCGAGCGTTCCGGAGCGGAGTTTATCAGCTACAAAAATTTACCCGATTCCGCGAAGGGAAATGCCCCGGACCCCCAAGGCAACCTGGCCAGCATGCTGTTCGACCGGATTGATGGTATCCTGAAACGAAGCGACAGCATGATCTCTGATGTGCTGGATCAGATCAAGGATCGGACTTTTGACTATGTGATCTACACCTCTATGTATCCGCTTGGCAATATCATCGCCCAAATTCTAAAGCTGCCTTCCATTGCTTCATTCGCCGTGTTCGCTACTCCCAAAGAGCTGATGGAGAAACATCATCATTCCTTCAACCCCGAGGACCTCCGCAATCATCCGGTCCATACGACTCTCAAAGAGACACGCGAGCATATCAAACGCCAATACAACGCCGAACTGCCTGAAGATCTCATGCAGCTCTTCTTTATCAAGGGCGATTTGAATATTGCCTATACCTCCAAGTACTTTGTTTCACACGCGGAGTATTACGACGACAGCTTTATTTTTATCGGACCGCCTATCTATGACCGCAAGGAGAATCTGGAATTTCCGTTTGAACGTCTGAAAGGCAGAAAAGTGATCTACATTTCACTCGGAACTGTATTCAACTCCGATCTGAAGCTGTACGAGATTTTCTTCAAAAGCTTCGGAGATACCGACGCGGTGGTGGTCCTTACAGCCTACAAAGTCGATCTGTCCAGCCTTACGATTCCGGATAATTTTATCGTCCGCAGCTTCGTCCCGCAGTCGGAAATTTTGCGATACACCGATGTTGCCGTCACGCATGCCGGAATGAACAGTACCAGTGACCTGCTGTATGCCCAGATCCCGTTTGTCGCCATTCCGATCAGCGCGGATCAGCCTTATATGGCGGGCAGAGCCGAGGAGCTTGGAGCCGCCATCGCGCTCGACAAAGATACATTGACCCCTGAGTTGTTAAAAGATGCGGTCGACAAGGTGTCCAGTGATCCCGGATATGCGGAGAATCTCAAAAAAATCAGCGATTCGTTCAAAGCGGCGGGCGGTTATCCCAAGGCAGCGGATGCCATTTTCAGACTTGTTGATAAACAACAGCTTCAAAAATGA